AGAGAATGATGGACTTCCACAAAGAGGTACTTGTTTTTCTCTGTTACAATGACTTTGGTTCTATACAGATGTTCTCCGAATAAATTGAATGGACGCTCCGGCTTTTCTTTAAACTTGTTGAATTCTTTTTCGGAGGTGTGCCATAATTCTGTTTTTTTTATCAATTCAGGACGGTATGAGACGGAGTATTTTCCCGATTCATCTTTCGAAAAAACAGACATCATCATCGGATGCTTTTGAACCATCGTATCAACGGCTTCGCATATTTTTTTCTCGTCGTATTGATTTCCAAGTGTGACAACGTAAGAGAAGTTGTAAACGTAATTACTGCCGGATTTTTGTTCTTCTTCAGAGAGGAAAAATTCTTGCTCTGCCTTTATGTTGAATGTTTTTTTTCGGCATTGCTCTTCATATTTTTCGTTGTTGTCTAAGTTCTTGTTTAATTGTATTTTTTTTGCAATCCGTTCGATTGTCTTTCCGTAGTAAATGTCTGAAACGGTCAGCGTTAAATGATACTTTTCAATTTCGATGATTAGCTCAACGGCTGATATAGAGGATCCGCCTAGCTCAAAGAAATTATCCTCTTTAGTGGGGCCTTTTTTTAGATCAAGAACTTTTTTGACCGCTGAACATAGGATGTTCTCGATGCTAATTTCTGAAGAAATTTCGTTTAGATGCTTAAATGAAATTTCCATCATTTTTAGGCTTTGCTTATCGATTTTCCCGTGTTTATTTAAGGGCATCTTGTCAAGCATGACATAAACCGAGGGAATCATGTAAGGCGGAAGAAATTTTGATAGCTCACCCTTGATAGCCTTTGTAGATATGTCAGTGTTTGCAACAATGAATGCGACAAGGAAATTCTCTTTTTCGCTGGTCTTTAAAATAACGGAAGCTTGTTTAATGGCTTCGATTTTTAAGATGGATTGTTCTATTTCCTGGAGCTCAATTCGCTGTCCGTTTAACTTTACCATATCGTCGGTTCGACCGCAGATCACGATTTCTCCGCTATCGGTCCTATAGGCAAGATCTCCAGATTTGTATGTCCTTTCGCCTCTGTATTCTATAAAGCTCTTTGCCGTATCATCGGGGCGATTCAAGTATCCGCAAGAAAGCGTCTTGCCCTGTATTAAAAGTTCTCCTTTCTGGTTTGGTCCAAGTTCGTTTCCTTCTTCATCTACGATGAAGACTTTTGTCTGGTATGGAATTCCATTTGTGAAGGAACTTGTTGTATTTTGCAATACCTTGCACACGGCCATGGAGCAAGTTTCTGTCGTACCGTACCCATTGATGATTTTTACGGTAGGGAGTTTGCTGAAGATTTTCGTGGCATGCTCCGGAGAGAGCGGCTCTCCGCCCATGTAAAGGCCTATAATGCTTTCAAAATTTTCTTTGTCTGCCGCAGAAAGTAGAATTTCTATGAATGAAGGTATTCCAATTACGGAATCCAGTTGATACTTCTTGATCTGTTCCGAAAATTTTGTTAAATCTTTAAGCTCGTTTTCTTTGTTAAGATAAAATAGAGCACCTGCATAAATGCAATAAAAGAATCCTGTATAAAAAAGGATGAACGTGAATGGGGATATGTCGGCCAATCGATGAATTTGATATTGGGCAATGGCGATCCATTGTTCTGGAAAGAATTCTTCGTAAATGGCCCTGTGGTTAAGCGTGACCCCTTTGGGATTTCCTGTAGAACCTGAGGTGTAAATGCACATTGCCATGTCATCGGGGCTTACATGAACAACTTGTTTTTTTAAATGTTCTTTTTTCGCTTTGGCAAGGAGTTCTTCTGGTGTGAAAATCTTGCAAGAGCATTTGCCTATTTCTAGAAGTTCCGCCTTGATTTTTTCGGTTGTAATGATGGCTTTCGATTTGGAATCGCTAATGCTGTATGCAATTCTTTCTAGAGGCGTGTCAGGCGTAAGCGGGATAAAGGCCGCACCCGTTTTTAAAACGCCCATGATGGCGATATGAACAGAGAAGGATCTGTCCAATACAAGAGTGATGAAATCCCCTTGTCTGATTTCTGGGACCAGGGCGAAAAGCGATGCCGCCAAATAATCTGATTCCTGGTCAAGTTCCTTGTACGAAAGTTCCTTGTCTGCGCAGATAACGGCAATGGCGTCGGGCGTTTTTTGTGCGTGTTCGGTAAGTTTGTCTTGTACAGAGATAAATTTTTCTTTAGCCATTATGCATTCTCGATGAATTTGCCCATGTCGTCAAGAACTGAAATAAGTCCTTTTTCCAAATCCGTCTTGTTCAGGAGCAGGTTGATTCTAAAACAGAACTGTTTGCTTATGTCAAAACCGTGCATAATCCCCGGGAAAATCAAATATCCCTTTTCCTTGATTATTTTTTTTATGGCGAAAATAAAATTTTCGGTTCCTATACACCCGTCAAGAAAGATCATGGCGTAATGACCGGATATATCAGGTGACACATGAGCGAAATGGTAATTTGCTAGAATCTGATGAACTCGTTTGTAATTATCGCTCCAAAATTGATTGTAAAAACGAAGGCATTCGTCGTAATTTTGGGAGATGAAGTGGCGTGCTCCCAATTCACTTAGATAATTTAGGGAGCCTCCGTAACAATCTTTGAGCCTATCAATTTCGTCAGTGAACTTTTTATGTGTGACAATGACAGAAAATTTAATCCCCTGAATTCCTAGAGCCTTATGTGGGCTATAGATATAAATTAATTTTTTTTGAATTCCTAGTGTTCTTGAAAGTTCCTTCCCGTTTACGCATAAGGCCTCGTCTAATATAACCCATTTTCCTGCATCTAGAAGTTCTTGAATGCCGTTTATGACATTTTGATTGAAATAAACGCTTGTCGAGTTGATGGGGGAGGTGAACCAGAATGCTTCGCAGTCCGAATTTATAAGGGGGCCGATATCAAAATTTTGATTGAAGTCGGGAATGAATTCGTTAAAAACGTGGTAGGCGACTCTTAAATCGTCTAGGCAGGTCTGTGCCGTAAAGTATGCTGGCGCAATGATTCCTGTTTTTAAATTTCTTTGTGAAAGGAATACTGCGATTGTTACAATCGAATGGGTGCTTTGCGAAAAGGCAAAACTTTGGGATTCATAGAAATCTTCGCTAGAAAAGCCTAATTTGTTTGCGATGCTTTTCTTGATGGATTCAGGAAGATAATATCGATAGTCAAAAATATCCTGTCCGGATTCGTATTTGAGGATATCTTTGAGTTTTGCCTTGTATTCGAAGCCGGAATTCCAGTAAGATAGATTTACAGACTGCGTTTCTTTTGACAGGGCTTTTGATGCCTTGTCAAGTTCCATTTCTATTTCGTAGTTGGTCATTTAAATTAAACCGAATACGGCGTCGAGTCCAGTTGCGTCTAGGACTTCCTTGAAGTTTTCGCCGATATTGATGAGCTGCATGTTTCCCTGTTTCTTTTTTAAGGTCTTGAATGTTGAAAGTAAGACTCGGATTCCTGCCGAGGATACATAATCGCATTCTTTAAAATCCATAATTAGCGAATTTATCCGTTCGATGTGCGCTGCAATTTCGGCTGCAAGTTTGGGCGAGGTGAGTGTGTTCAGCTCGCCAGAAAGAGCGATTGTCATTTCTGTATCATTCAAAGCAGTTCTAAGTTCCATTCTAGGCTCCGTATTGCATTTTTATATTTAGTAAAAAGACTGAAGGAAAATTAAAACAGGTGCTTCCACTGGAAACCTAATGTGTAGAAAATCCATTCCCTACCGCTGTAGGTCATTTGGGGCTCGTATTCTACGTCTTTGTATTTTTCGTGGAAACTGCGGCGCGACTGGAAATCAAAAAGCACAAAAAGCTTGTCTTTCTTGCTAAAAGTGATTTCGGCCATGGGCCAAATGTCGATGGTCATAAAGTCTCCCTTGTAGCGAGACGAATAGTCGCCGAAATCGCTGGACTTATAATGGCCCGAAAGCGTGGTACCGACGCCGATCATCGAAAGTTTCAAAGGCATTTGGTAGCCTACAAAATATTCCTGCTCGTACACCCAGCCGCTCGCCAAGCCTTCGGAGGCCTGCCATAGCCAAACATCGCTGTCGGTGCCAGTCAATTTCTGGTAGCCGGCTTTGTAGGTTGCCGTAGCGACAACGTGGTGCCAGTCGCCTTCCCAGAGGGCGGCGAGGTCGAACATAAAGCAGCCGCTGACCCAGCCGTACAAGTACCAGTGCGCAAAGGGAGTCATGTCCTTGTATTCAGGCTCTGCTGCATTGTATGCAGCCATGCCTTGGAATAAATCGAACGCGTTCCAGCCGGTTCCTGCCGTGCCGCCGATCGCTAGTTCCAAAAAGGCAATGGGCGATACGGTAATCGATGCGACGGGTGCGACCGTAATGGGTGAAATTTCTAGACCCATATTGAAGGTTACATGGTTGTCGGCGGTGAATTCGTCGTCGCCACGCAAGAAGGGGAGCGTATAGGCCGCGTCAAATTCAGCAACGGCCTCGATTCCGTCGTAAGGACCGCTGATTCCTGAGACATGGCTTGAACCGCGGTGGTGTTCCACCTCGGGGTAGTAGGCGGCAGATACCGTAGACGAAATTTCCCAGGGGGATTTTTCTTGTGCAGTATCGGCCGCTTCTTCTGTAAAAAGGAGACTGCAACTAAATAGTGTCGCAATATGTAAAGCTAGTTTATTCATACTAATTCTCCTTTTTTTACCTCGTTCTTAGAAACTCATTTTCCCTTTAAACGTGACGCTACTATAATCGCGGTAGCCGCCGTACATTCCGTATTTATACCCTCTAAAGTACAGGTCCCCGATCAGACTCAGCGTGATGGCGTCGGTCAGCTTGTAGTCGATTTCAAGTTCGCTTGCGCTGGAGAAATACCGCAGGTCTAGTGCCCCCGATGCCATGAGTGTCAGTGTCTCATTCAAGACGGACTTTTCGATACTTAATGTTGCCTGATGTTCGTAATCTCTTCTGTCAAGGTTGTCGTTGTAATTGAAAATTTTATCCATCACGTACTGTGCGGTAATGGTCCAGCCACCGCTCGGTGTCCAGTCAAGGCCCGCGAGGCCTACTGCTTGATTCTTTCGCTCGCTTGTAGGAATCTTGTTTTCGTTAACGAATTTTTCTAATTGGTAATAGGCGGTTGTTTGGATATGCCGTTTTGGGAAAAAAGCGCCTTCGAATCGGAATACAAGGTCTCCGTAAGGAATTGCGGCGTCGGCACCGACCATGTACATCCTCTTGTATTCACCGGAAACAAGAAGGGTGTCTAAATCGTTTTCCTCATAGAATTCGTTTATGTAGGGAGAATACCTAATCAACGGAAGGTCATCCCACCCGTAAAATCCATATAGAGACAGGTCCGCGAACGACGTGTAGGCGCTTGCCCGCAAGGCTAGTTCGCTCTTAGAAAGTTTCTTTTCTGGAAGTTCGAAGTCGTTGTACTTTTCTGGAACACCAACTCTCGATCCATCAAATTTTCTTGGGAAAACTTGACTGTTGAGCGGGTTTCCACTCGCGAGTGGGAGAATACTTGGCGTGAAAAATGGAATCCAGTACGCATCGATTTGAGTCTTTTCGGTCAAGAGTGAAAGACGTACGGCGTCGATTCCGAGTTTAGACTCGTTGTAGTCGCTTGCGACAAAGCTTGATTCGTCTCTCGGGTTGAGTACATCGGTAATCTGGATGTCGTCAGCCTTTCCCCACGATACAATTTGGCGACCGATTCGGAGGGCAAGCATTTCGCCTTTCCAGTCGATGTAGGCTTCGCGGAGCTTTAGGGCGTAGGTGCCGTCGTCAGCAACGAATGCAGAAGAGCCGTTTGTCGATTGACTTCCCAAGGCGTCGTGGACAATCTGGCCGTTCACGTAAACCATTGCTTCGTCCAGGTACGATTTGATTGAGCCGTCAAAGATCGTCTGGCCGAGTAGAAAATCACCCTTGTTGTGGTGCGTGTTCGGGAGTCCAACTCCCGCCTGTGCGGTGAGGCTACCCAAGAAGACTGTTTCTTGGCTACAAACGGTTGCGGCAAGAGCTAAGCCGAGGGCGGTGAATCGTTTCATACATTCTCCTTTTCTTTGCCGAAGGGGTTGGCCACATGCAAGAGCGCCGGTGTAATGGTGTAGTCGGCAAGCAATGCACTCGAAAGGCCTATGATGATTAGAATACCTAGCACCATCAAGAAACGCATCGGGCTGAACAGGTAGACACTGAACATGGTGCATAGGATAATTGTCGTCAGGAACATGGTCGAACCAATTTCGCGGAAGGTCGCTTCCATCGCCTTGACGCAGGAACCGCTTTGTTCGTAGCGCATTTTAAGGTGCGTCGTAAGGTGGATGGTGTCGTCGACGGCGATGCCTAAAACTAGCGGCATTACCGTGATGGTGCTGAAATCAAGCGCAAAGTTGAAGTAGCCCATGACACCGCCTACCAAAATAACTGGAGCCACGTTCGGAATCATGCCGATGAGCCCAAGCTTTAGGCTAGAGAATGCGAGAATCAGCATGATGGCGATAATCAGAAGCGAAAATCCGAAAGATTTCAGGCCTCCAAAAATAATACGGTTGCTCATTTCGGAATACCGGATCATGTCACCTAGAAGGGTGCATTTAGCGCCCGGGAACAGTTCAGCAAGTTTTGCCTTCAACGACTCCATATTAGCGAGCGCTTCTTCTGTGGCGAATTGTGTCATGTCCACATTGACAACGGTCGTCTTGAAGTCTTCGTCCATCGCGTCGCTGAAATCCTCACGCATTTCGATAGATGAAAGTTCCATCAGCTGAGCAAGCACATATTCGTCTTCGGGAACGGTGTAGAAAGAATCTTTTCCTTCGTTCAGGGCGCGATTCATTTCTTTCAAGATGCTTGTCGCTGACTCCACACGAGCCTTGCCGCCCGACCACTTGGTAAGCGAAAGTGTCCCCAGGTAATCTTCTAGCTGTAATAGAGCCTTCATGTTTTCCGGTTTCTTGAAGGCACCTTCTTCGTCATAGGAAATCATAATTTCGTAACTGTACTGGTTGCCGAGCTTTGTCTTGAGCATTTCCTTTGTTTCTCGGATGTACGACATCTTGTCGCCTGTTATAGTAAGGTAGTCCAGTTGCGCTGTCATTTTAAACATCCCGGGGATAAATGCGACGATAATCAGTGCCGTAACAACGATAAAGGCCCTCTTCTTTTTATAGACGAATTTCGACCAATCAGAGAATTTTGTGTCTAACTTGGTGGCGCCTTCTTCGAGATTCGCCTTGGGGGCGCGGTCTTTACCGAAAGAAAGTAAAATCGGAATTAATGTGGTTACATAGAGATAGATGGCAAGTACGACCAGGGCCGATGTTTTGCCCATCCATTCCAGGGGTTTCATGTCGACAAACAGGAAACTCACGAAAGATGCCATGGTCGTAAGAACGGTAAACAGCACCGGCCATCCGCATTCCTCGACACACTTGATTGCCGATTCTTTGCGCTTGCCTGTGCGTCTAAAGAACAGCTTGAACATCTTGATATAATGCACCGAATAACCCACCGCAAGGGCCATGCCGAGAACGACCGGCAGTGTCACGAGGGCGGAATCGGCTTTTGCTCCAAAATAAGACATTGCGCCAAAGACCGATGCAATGGCGCTGAGGGTTGCAACGGCAGGCACAACGACGCCAAAAACGTTGCGCAGGCACAAGGCCAAAAACAAAAGCATCACGCCGATGCTACAGAGAACCCTGATGCCGTATTCGGGGACTTCGTAGCGGTCTTCGTTGGCATTGTCAAACGGCATGCCACCACCGTAAAGCTTGAAACCCTTATTTTGGAATTCGTCACTTTCGATGATTTCCATCAGCTTGTATCCGATGGCAACCGAGACTTCTTCTGGCACGCCGTTGAATTTTTCGTCGAGTTCCTTTCCTTTAAACGGGTGTAGCGATAGGGAAATCCAAGTTTCTCGGCCGTCGTCACTCACGAGGGCGTTTACGAGTGCATTCGTCTTCTCGCTTCCGCGCATCACGAGTGCGCGCGCGTGAGCCAGCTCCGCAGAATCCGAGGGAATGCCGTTCTCGTAAGGTTTCTTGATTTCGAAACCTTCTTCATTGCCAACAGGAATGTCGACATCGATAATCGAGGTGAGCCGGTCTGCAAAAGGAATTTCGTCCTTCATCCGGGTCCCGATTTTGTCGATGACCTTCAGTATGTCTTCGCTAAAGACGTCTCCGTCCCCTTGCTTTACGAGCAAAACGCCAACGCCGTTCAGGTTTCCAAAGATTTCTTCGTATTTCTTTGTGTTTAGCGTTATGTCGTCGGAATCACCGAACCAGCCGTCTTCGCCAATGTCGAGTGCAAACTGACTTAAGCCGGAACTGCAGATGACGGTAACGATGATCAGGGCAATAAGAACTTTCCAGCGATGGCGTAGCTGGGTACGTCCAATCTTGCCGAAAAATTGACTGAGCTTTTCGACGTTCATATTCAACTCACCTGATGAATCTACTTGACCAGTTCGCGTTCCAAGGCACTCACCGTAAAGTAACTTTCGTTTACCTTTTCGTCGTATTTCAGGTTGTTGATTTCGTAGACGGTCTTATGGTTGGTCTGCACATTGGTCATGGTCATTTTCAACGTGGTCCAGTAACCCTTGACCTGCTGAATGTTTTCGCAGGAGAGTGTCTTTTGTAGCCGATTCTGCTTGTCGTAGTATTCGCCCTTGCGGACCACGTAGGTCTTTTTATCAACCCAGGTGATACGGCGGCTGACTTTCGCCTTTGCGTCTTTTGCCTTGGCTTCCAGAATCCAGCAGTCAACACCGTTTACCTTCTCTTCGCCGAGAAGGGCGAAGTTGTCCTTGGAAAGGCTGCGGGTGCCCAGGTCGTCGTAAGTAAAGTCCGTTCCCTGGAAGTCGTCGTCCTTGCTGGAACCAGAAACCCGGCGCACCTTTTTCATGGCCGGCAGGTAAATCCAGCTGTCGCTATCGACGGTGGAACCGTCGGCTTTGTCGGGGTAGTCGTAGGTGAGGTAGCTGATTCCCGCCACGTCTCTGGGTGTCTTGAATACAAGGACCGTCTTGTCGGTGGAGCCATCCTTCATGGTGTAAGAGGCGATTTCTCGGTTGCGGGTCTTTCCGTTTTTGTCGATCAGGGTAACCGAAATGGTTGCGGACGATGTTTTTCCGGAAGGTAAGTCGTGGACTTTCTTGGCAATTTCGGTTGCCGACTGGGCAAAGGTAGTTGCCGCATACAATAAGCTAGTGCCGAGCACTTTTAAAAACAGATTCTTCATATTTTCTCCTTGTTACATCTTGATGATGATTGTGCCGATGAGCTTTTGGTCGGCAGGGTCGTCGGAATCCAGAATTTCGGTGAGTTTGCCGTAATACAGCCCGTTGCTGCTTTTATAGATGAGTACGGTGGCGTAAGGCTTGTCGGTATCGGGGTCGATGGCGGTCCATGGTCCTAGAATTTTGTCGACCTGGGCTTCCGCCGCCAATATGGCAAGGCAAAAGAAAATGGTGAAAACGATTTTCTTCATAATTTTCTCTTCTTTTGGTTTTTACAAGCCTTGGGCTTATTTAATAGTTAGAAACTATCATCCCCTAATATATATTGTTTTTTTTTACGGTAATGAAAAGTTTGTCCTAGGTATTCCAAATTGGAATATTTTTACTAAGTTTAACGCCATGAAAGAGTACGCTCCTGCTAAGATTAATTTATTCTTAGATGTCATCCGCAAGCGTGAAGACGGATATCATGACTTGGGCACGTTGTTCCAGACTGTTGACGCGGGCGATACCGTAAGTGCCGAACCTCGACACGATGGTCGCATTACGCTTTGCTACAATGAACCGCAAAATTATCCGCTGGAATCGGACTTGGTTTACAAAGCTGCCAAGCTCCTGCAGCAGGAGTCGGGCACGACCCTTGGAGCCGACATTTATTTGAACAAGGTAATGCCTTTAGGAGCAGGCCTTGGTGGTGGTTCTGCAGACGCTGCAGCAACGCTTCGTTTGTTGAACCAGCTGTGGAAGCTCAAATTCAAGTTTGAA
This genomic stretch from Fibrobacter sp. UWH4 harbors:
- a CDS encoding amino acid adenylation domain-containing protein — protein: MAKEKFISVQDKLTEHAQKTPDAIAVICADKELSYKELDQESDYLAASLFALVPEIRQGDFITLVLDRSFSVHIAIMGVLKTGAAFIPLTPDTPLERIAYSISDSKSKAIITTEKIKAELLEIGKCSCKIFTPEELLAKAKKEHLKKQVVHVSPDDMAMCIYTSGSTGNPKGVTLNHRAIYEEFFPEQWIAIAQYQIHRLADISPFTFILFYTGFFYCIYAGALFYLNKENELKDLTKFSEQIKKYQLDSVIGIPSFIEILLSAADKENFESIIGLYMGGEPLSPEHATKIFSKLPTVKIINGYGTTETCSMAVCKVLQNTTSSFTNGIPYQTKVFIVDEEGNELGPNQKGELLIQGKTLSCGYLNRPDDTAKSFIEYRGERTYKSGDLAYRTDSGEIVICGRTDDMVKLNGQRIELQEIEQSILKIEAIKQASVILKTSEKENFLVAFIVANTDISTKAIKGELSKFLPPYMIPSVYVMLDKMPLNKHGKIDKQSLKMMEISFKHLNEISSEISIENILCSAVKKVLDLKKGPTKEDNFFELGGSSISAVELIIEIEKYHLTLTVSDIYYGKTIERIAKKIQLNKNLDNNEKYEEQCRKKTFNIKAEQEFFLSEEEQKSGSNYVYNFSYVVTLGNQYDEKKICEAVDTMVQKHPMMMSVFSKDESGKYSVSYRPELIKKTELWHTSEKEFNKFKEKPERPFNLFGEHLYRTKVIVTEKNKYLFVEVHHSLGDYYSCFIFAVQTFNEYYQEKSGDDFYYSYLQDLENTKKSTKYAEAKRYYESLKGDSKWCSVLEYDHTKSFGRSAYLDYDLGISLDQMNQAEKRRSTSRNELSIAAAILALSEMTRKKKICYTWTYDNRKEGKYLETIGSFEENLPIFIDLKKTDSPSKILSEISEQILKGIFYSECLGDIFYNDELDTYTLEIIYQKHGHEDALLSLIPSEVQIEEVGLNRNAAMPFEIEVRESPSGLSLFIEYAENLYTPKQALQYAELLKKNLTLLMST
- a CDS encoding STAS domain-containing protein — its product is MELRTALNDTEMTIALSGELNTLTSPKLAAEIAAHIERINSLIMDFKECDYVSSAGIRVLLSTFKTLKKKQGNMQLINIGENFKEVLDATGLDAVFGLI
- a CDS encoding DUF1302 family protein, encoding MKRFTALGLALAATVCSQETVFLGSLTAQAGVGLPNTHHNKGDFLLGQTIFDGSIKSYLDEAMVYVNGQIVHDALGSQSTNGSSAFVADDGTYALKLREAYIDWKGEMLALRIGRQIVSWGKADDIQITDVLNPRDESSFVASDYNESKLGIDAVRLSLLTEKTQIDAYWIPFFTPSILPLASGNPLNSQVFPRKFDGSRVGVPEKYNDFELPEKKLSKSELALRASAYTSFADLSLYGFYGWDDLPLIRYSPYINEFYEENDLDTLLVSGEYKRMYMVGADAAIPYGDLVFRFEGAFFPKRHIQTTAYYQLEKFVNENKIPTSERKNQAVGLAGLDWTPSGGWTITAQYVMDKIFNYNDNLDRRDYEHQATLSIEKSVLNETLTLMASGALDLRYFSSASELEIDYKLTDAITLSLIGDLYFRGYKYGMYGGYRDYSSVTFKGKMSF
- a CDS encoding RND family transporter, whose translation is MNVEKLSQFFGKIGRTQLRHRWKVLIALIIVTVICSSGLSQFALDIGEDGWFGDSDDITLNTKKYEEIFGNLNGVGVLLVKQGDGDVFSEDILKVIDKIGTRMKDEIPFADRLTSIIDVDIPVGNEEGFEIKKPYENGIPSDSAELAHARALVMRGSEKTNALVNALVSDDGRETWISLSLHPFKGKELDEKFNGVPEEVSVAIGYKLMEIIESDEFQNKGFKLYGGGMPFDNANEDRYEVPEYGIRVLCSIGVMLLFLALCLRNVFGVVVPAVATLSAIASVFGAMSYFGAKADSALVTLPVVLGMALAVGYSVHYIKMFKLFFRRTGKRKESAIKCVEECGWPVLFTVLTTMASFVSFLFVDMKPLEWMGKTSALVVLAIYLYVTTLIPILLSFGKDRAPKANLEEGATKLDTKFSDWSKFVYKKKRAFIVVTALIIVAFIPGMFKMTAQLDYLTITGDKMSYIRETKEMLKTKLGNQYSYEIMISYDEEGAFKKPENMKALLQLEDYLGTLSLTKWSGGKARVESATSILKEMNRALNEGKDSFYTVPEDEYVLAQLMELSSIEMREDFSDAMDEDFKTTVVNVDMTQFATEEALANMESLKAKLAELFPGAKCTLLGDMIRYSEMSNRIIFGGLKSFGFSLLIIAIMLILAFSSLKLGLIGMIPNVAPVILVGGVMGYFNFALDFSTITVMPLVLGIAVDDTIHLTTHLKMRYEQSGSCVKAMEATFREIGSTMFLTTIILCTMFSVYLFSPMRFLMVLGILIIIGLSSALLADYTITPALLHVANPFGKEKENV
- a CDS encoding outer membrane lipoprotein-sorting protein, whose amino-acid sequence is MKNLFLKVLGTSLLYAATTFAQSATEIAKKVHDLPSGKTSSATISVTLIDKNGKTRNREIASYTMKDGSTDKTVLVFKTPRDVAGISYLTYDYPDKADGSTVDSDSWIYLPAMKKVRRVSGSSKDDDFQGTDFTYDDLGTRSLSKDNFALLGEEKVNGVDCWILEAKAKDAKAKVSRRITWVDKKTYVVRKGEYYDKQNRLQKTLSCENIQQVKGYWTTLKMTMTNVQTNHKTVYEINNLKYDEKVNESYFTVSALERELVK